One Vanessa cardui chromosome 22, ilVanCard2.1, whole genome shotgun sequence DNA window includes the following coding sequences:
- the LOC124539357 gene encoding ovalbumin-related protein X-like — MYLVTMIKITFAILLLTPVLCVKFPCNHESAVNTFKRPTYDFSVRLLDRVAQETGYHFVFSPLSTWLQLMTLAEGARGPTEREIRKVTRYHRMLCFRRKYKEVLNGMDEELGFMTKRTNVIIINKLLNVKNSFQNEIQKSNSAKILSLNFNEPDDAAAKANEVIQMDMDGVIKESIQAEDFNMSVLLMTETAYFKSDWKTSFNPVYTSTEPFFSEEKIPIGNVRLMSQTGYFNLTTLPLINAKVVELPFNTNDRISMLVFLPTKGSVQNLLYYLKDIRLMTIFNKFKREGTKLATVRIPRFSIKTELENIPELVYDMGVKRIFYPELADFGGISDFKMHTSLMTQVADIEVTEKGATAGAVAEFLIVGNNEELKADRPFVYLIVDRKTDIILFGGIYSNPNIY; from the coding sequence ATGTATTTAGTGACGATGATCAAGATTACGTTTGCAATACTGCTTTTAACGCCAGTGCTATGTGTTAAGTTTCCTTGTAATCACGAAAGTGCCGTGAATACCTTCAAACGACCTACGTATGATTTCTCTGTTCGACTTTTAGATAGAGTTGCTCAAGAAACAGGATATCATTTCGTGTTTTCACCATTGTCAACATGGCTGCAACTCATGACTCTGGCGGAAGGAGCCAGAGGTCCCACCGAGAGGGAAATCAGGAAAGTAACGAGATATCACCGTATGTTATGTTTTAGGAGGAAATACAAAGAAGTTTTAAATGGAATGGACGAAGAGTTGGGTTTTATGACAAAAAGGACGAATGTTATCATCATCAACAAATTGTTGAACGTCAAGAACTCTTTTCAAAACGAGATACAAAAATCGAATTCAGCTAAAATACTGTCGTTAAATTTCAATGAACCTGATGATGCAGCAGCGAAAGCAAATGAAGTCATTCAGATGGATATGGATGGTGTTATCAAGGAGAGCATTCAAGCTGAAGATTTCAATATGTCAGTTCTATTGATGACTGAAACAGCTTACTTCAAGAGTGACTGGAAAACATCATTCAACCCCGTTTATACTTCAACGGAACCATTCTTTTCAGAAGAAAAAATACCCATAGGGAATGTTCGCTTGATGTCACAAACTGGATACTTTAATCTAACTACATTACCGTTAATTAATGCAAAAGTTGTAGAACTACCATTCAATACAAATGATAGAATTTCGATGCTCGTATTTCTACCAACTAAAGGTAGTgtccaaaatttattatattacttaaaggACATAAGATTGATGACTATATTTAACAAGTTCAAAAGAGAAGGAACGAAACTTGCGACTGTTAGGATACCTAGATTCAGTATAAAGACCGAATTGGAGAATATTCCTGAATTGGTGTATGACATGGGAGTGAAACGTATTTTTTATCCAGAATTAGCTGATTTTGGGGGAATCAGTGATTTCAAAATGCACACGTCATTAATGACACAAGTCGCTGATATAGAGGTGACTGAAAAAGGTGCAACAGCGGGTGCAGTCGCTGAATTTTTGATTGTAGGTAACAATGAAGAATTGAAAGCAGACAGGCCGTTTGTCTACCTCATAGTCGATAGGAAAACTGATATCATACTGTTTGGTGGAATTTATAGTAAtccgaatatttattaa
- the LOC124539282 gene encoding serine protease inhibitor 77Ba-like: MSRLTFLLICGLIPSLLAQCTVKKTEPLFKRSVFEFSVNLLTRIAQEKENHFVTSTLSTWILLTCTSLGASETTLAELKQVLQLENNKCFNNKYLKLANRVTSNNSSDVVLERSASIYVDSKLEVRNKFRRRISESGVSQFETISFEDSDKASQIINDFASRATHDTIEEVVSPGDLEDVLMVIIDAVYFKGSWQTPFAYEETEVSPFYNERDVQIGNVNLMYLTGSFNIRTIQKINANVLELPYGKNNRYSMLLFLPEENVSLYSVIEKLKLISLSTISKLFEEFGPQMVSVQIPRFKITSDLNNLKELLVDMGLKTMFDSAQAQFPIISKYPLYVSNFVQKADIEVTEEGTVASAVTNAEFGFRTLPDQFIANRPFLFMIIDKKSEVPIFTGAYSKPSLF; the protein is encoded by the coding sequence ATGTCTAGACTCACATTCCTCTTAATATGTGGGTTAATTCCATCTCTGCTCGCCCAGTGCACCGTGAAGAAGACGGAACCGCTTTTCAAAAGATCAGTCTTCGAATTTTCCGTCAATCTATTGACGAGAATTGCCCAGGAAAAGGAAAATCACTTCGTAACATCAACTCTTTCAACATGGATCCTACTCACTTGCACATCTTTGGGCGCTTCTGAAACGACCCTTGCGGAATTGAAACAGGTTCTACAATTAGAAAACAATAAgtgtttcaataataaatatttaaaacttgcAAACCGTGTTACAAGTAATAATAGTTCAGACGTTGTGTTAGAGAGGAGCGCAAGTATATACGTAGATAGTAAATTGGAAGTCCGAAACAAATTTAGGAGAAGGATTTCAGAAAGTGGTGTGAGCCAATTTGAAACGATATCATTTGAAGACAGTGATAAAGCTTCACAGATTATAAACGATTTCGCGAGCCGAGCGACGCATGACACAATAGAGGAAGTCGTGTCTCCGGGAGACCTTGAAGATGTGCTCATGGTTATCATTGATGCTGTATACTTCAAGGGATCTTGGCAAACTCCGTTTGCGTATGAGGAGACGGAAGTCAGTCCATTTTATAATGAACGAGATGTTCAGATCGGTAACGTGAATCTCATGTACCTCACTGGTTCGTTTAACATCAGAACCATTCAGAAGATAAACGCAAATGTACTTGAACTTCCATACGGTAAAAACAACAGATACTCCATGTTATTGTTTTTACCAGAGGAGAATGTATCTCTGTATTCAGTTATAGAAAAACTGAAGTTAATTAGTTTATCGACGATAAGTAAACTGTTCGAAGAATTTGGCCCACAGATGGTTTCAGTTCAAATACCGAGATTCAAGATAACATCTGATCTTAATAACTTGAAAGAACTGCTTGTTGATATGGGTTTGAAAACAATGTTCGACAGTGCACAGGCACAGTTTccaattatatcaaaatatccaTTGTATGTTTCAAACTTTGTGCAAAAGGCTGATATAGAGGTGACCGAAGAAGGGACAGTGGCGAGTGCGGTGACTAACGCTGAATTCGGCTTCAGAACATTACCTGATCAATTCATTGCCAACAGGCCTTTCTTGTTTATGATAATTGATAAGAAATCAGAGGTGCCAATATTTACTGGCGCTTATTCGAAGCCGAGTCTATTTTAA